In Melitaea cinxia chromosome Z, ilMelCinx1.1, whole genome shotgun sequence, a single window of DNA contains:
- the LOC123668705 gene encoding probable medium-chain specific acyl-CoA dehydrogenase, mitochondrial isoform X1 produces MNPLSQIVRATRPIYRKLSTTPVVSSAPKPIPSTGICFELNDEQKALQELARKFTREEIVPVAAHYDKTGEYPWPIVKKAWEVGLMNGHIPEHCGGMGNFGVFDECIIADELAFGCTGITTAIGGTSLGQTPVIIAGNKEQQKKYLGRLIEEPIVAAYCVTEPGAGSDVAGIKTRAEKKGDEWILNGQKMWITNGGVANWYFVLARTNPDPKCPASKAFTGFIVEREWAGVTPGRKEINMGQRASDTRGITFEDVRIPKENVLIGEGAGFKIAMGAFDKTRPPVAAGATGLAQRALYEATKYSLERKTFGVPIASHQAVSFMLADMAIGVETARLAWQKSAWMVDHGQKNTVMASVAKCYASEIANKAASDAVQVFGGNGFNSEYPVEKLMRDAKIYQIYEGTSQIQRLIISRELITSAKQSNA; encoded by the exons ATGAATCCTTTAAGTCAA ATAGTCCGTGCCACGCGCCCCATTTATCGTAAGCTGTCTACTACACCAGTGGTATCGTCAGCACCGAAGCCTATTCCTTCTACTGGCATCTGTTTTG agCTAAACGACGAACAGAAAGCCCTTCAGGAACTGGCACGCAAGTTCACTCGTGAGGAGATCGTGCCGGTCGCGGCGCACTACGACAAGACTGGAGAGTATCCATGGCCCATCGTGAAGAAGGCGTGGGAAGTCGGCCTAATGAACGGACACATACCCGAACATTGCG GGGGCATGGGAAACTTTGGAGTTTTCGATGAGTGCATTATCGCTGACGAATTAGCCTTTGGATGCACTGGTATAACAACAGCGATTGGCGGCACCAGCCTAGGA CAAACCCCCGTTATCATAGCGGGTAATAAGGAACAACAGAAAAAGTATCTCGGTAGATTGATCGAGGAGCCAATAGTCGCA GCGTACTGCGTCACCGAACCCGGTGCAGGGTCCGATGTAGCAGGTATTAAGACAAGGGCTGAAAAGAAGGGCGACGAATGGATCCTCAACGGTCAGAAAATGTGGATCACTAACGGTGGTGTCGCCAACTG GTACTTCGTACTCGCGAGGACGAATCCTGATCCTAAGTGCCCTGCAAGTAAGGCTTTCACTGGGTTCATCGTTGAAAGAGAATGGGCGGGAGTTACGCCGGGTCGCAAG GAAATAAACATGGGTCAACGCGCGTCTGACACCCGTGGAATAACATTCGAGGATGTCCGCATTCCCAAAGAAAACGTGTTGATCGGCGAAGGTGCCGGATTCAAGATCGCTATGGGAGCTTTTGACAAGACCCGTCCGCCT GTGGCAGCAGGAGCCACTGGTCTCGCCCAGCGCGCCTTATACGAAGCAACCAAATATTCTCTTGAGCGTAAAACATTCGGCGTACCCATCGCTAGTCACCAAGCTGTCTCCTTCATGTTAGCCGATATGGCTATCGGTGTGGAAACAGCTCGTCTAGCTTGGCAGAAGTCAGCCTGGATGGTCGACCATG GACAAAAGAACACAGTGATGGCATCCGTTGCCAAATGCTACGCTTCCGAAATCGCCAACAAGGCGGCCTCTGACGCCGTTCAAGTGTTCGGCGGCAACGGCTTTAACAGCGAATATCCTGTCGAGAAACTAATGCGTGACGCTAAGATTTACCAAATCTACGAGGGAACATCACAGATTCAAAGACTTATCATTTCAAGAGAACTCATCACCTCTGCCAAGCAGAGTAATGCTTAA
- the LOC123668705 gene encoding probable medium-chain specific acyl-CoA dehydrogenase, mitochondrial isoform X2 codes for MNPLSQIVRATRPIYRKLSTTPVVSSAPKPIPSTGICFELNDEQKALQELARKFTREEIVPVAAHYDKTGEYPWPIVKKAWEVGLMNGHIPEHCGGLDMGIFDGCLVAEELAFGCTGIMTAMEASGLGQTPVIIAGNKEQQKKYLGRLIEEPIVAAYCVTEPGAGSDVAGIKTRAEKKGDEWILNGQKMWITNGGVANWYFVLARTNPDPKCPASKAFTGFIVEREWAGVTPGRKEINMGQRASDTRGITFEDVRIPKENVLIGEGAGFKIAMGAFDKTRPPVAAGATGLAQRALYEATKYSLERKTFGVPIASHQAVSFMLADMAIGVETARLAWQKSAWMVDHGQKNTVMASVAKCYASEIANKAASDAVQVFGGNGFNSEYPVEKLMRDAKIYQIYEGTSQIQRLIISRELITSAKQSNA; via the exons ATGAATCCTTTAAGTCAA ATAGTCCGTGCCACGCGCCCCATTTATCGTAAGCTGTCTACTACACCAGTGGTATCGTCAGCACCGAAGCCTATTCCTTCTACTGGCATCTGTTTTG agCTAAACGACGAACAGAAAGCCCTTCAGGAACTGGCACGCAAGTTCACTCGTGAGGAGATCGTGCCGGTCGCGGCGCACTACGACAAGACTGGAGAGTATCCATGGCCCATCGTGAAGAAGGCGTGGGAAGTCGGCCTAATGAACGGACACATACCCGAACATTGCG GTGGTTTGGATATGGGGATCTTTGATGGATGTTTGGTGGCAGAAGAACTGGCTTTCGGCTGTACTGGTATCATGACAGCAATGGAAGCAAGTGGGCTAGGC CAAACCCCCGTTATCATAGCGGGTAATAAGGAACAACAGAAAAAGTATCTCGGTAGATTGATCGAGGAGCCAATAGTCGCA GCGTACTGCGTCACCGAACCCGGTGCAGGGTCCGATGTAGCAGGTATTAAGACAAGGGCTGAAAAGAAGGGCGACGAATGGATCCTCAACGGTCAGAAAATGTGGATCACTAACGGTGGTGTCGCCAACTG GTACTTCGTACTCGCGAGGACGAATCCTGATCCTAAGTGCCCTGCAAGTAAGGCTTTCACTGGGTTCATCGTTGAAAGAGAATGGGCGGGAGTTACGCCGGGTCGCAAG GAAATAAACATGGGTCAACGCGCGTCTGACACCCGTGGAATAACATTCGAGGATGTCCGCATTCCCAAAGAAAACGTGTTGATCGGCGAAGGTGCCGGATTCAAGATCGCTATGGGAGCTTTTGACAAGACCCGTCCGCCT GTGGCAGCAGGAGCCACTGGTCTCGCCCAGCGCGCCTTATACGAAGCAACCAAATATTCTCTTGAGCGTAAAACATTCGGCGTACCCATCGCTAGTCACCAAGCTGTCTCCTTCATGTTAGCCGATATGGCTATCGGTGTGGAAACAGCTCGTCTAGCTTGGCAGAAGTCAGCCTGGATGGTCGACCATG GACAAAAGAACACAGTGATGGCATCCGTTGCCAAATGCTACGCTTCCGAAATCGCCAACAAGGCGGCCTCTGACGCCGTTCAAGTGTTCGGCGGCAACGGCTTTAACAGCGAATATCCTGTCGAGAAACTAATGCGTGACGCTAAGATTTACCAAATCTACGAGGGAACATCACAGATTCAAAGACTTATCATTTCAAGAGAACTCATCACCTCTGCCAAGCAGAGTAATGCTTAA